In Procambarus clarkii isolate CNS0578487 chromosome 25, FALCON_Pclarkii_2.0, whole genome shotgun sequence, the following proteins share a genomic window:
- the LOC138368504 gene encoding autotransporter adhesin BpaC-like, with translation MSIDQHKQLKTDKHIATDNLSVTTDNRAVTTDNRAVTTDNRAVTTDNRPNLSITDNLAASTDNLAVSTDNFAVSTDNLSASTDNLAVSTDNLAVSTDNLAVSTDNHAVSTDNLAASTDNLAVSTDNFAVSTDNLAVSTDNLAASTDNLAVSTDNLAVSTDNLAVSTDNFAVSTDNLVVSTDNLAVSTDNLTVTTDNLAVSTDNLAVSTDNLAVSTDNLTVTTDNLAVTSDSRRHPAILGDYGVALWLSRLE, from the exons ATGAGCATTGATCAACATAAACAATTAAAGACTGACAAACACATAGCCACTGATAACCTATCAGTAACCACTGATAACCGAGCAGTAACCACTGACAACCGAGCAGTAACCACTGATAACCGAGCAGTAACCACTGATAACCGACCA aatttgagtataacagatAACCTTGCAGCAAGCACTGATAACCTTGCAGTAAGCACTGACAACTTTGCAGTAAGCACTGATAACCTTTCAGCAAGCACTGATAACCTTGCAGTAAGCACTGATAACCTTGCAGTAAGCACTGATAACCTTGCAGTAAGCACTGATAACCATGCAGTAAGCACTGATAACCTGGCAGCAAGCACTGATAACCTTGCAGTAAGCACTGACAACTTTGCAGTAAGCACTGATAACCTTGCAGTAAGCACTGATAACCTTGCCGCAAGCACTGATAACCTTGCAGTAAGCACTGATAACCTTGCAGTAAGCACTGATAACCTTGCAGTAAGCACTGACAACTTTGCAGTAAGCACTGATAACCTTGTAGTAAGCACTGATAACCTTGCAGTAAGCACTGATAACCTTACAGTAACGACTGATAACCTTGCAGTAAGCACTGACAACCTTGCAGTAAGCACTGATAACCTTGCAGTAAGCACTGATAACCTTACAGTAACGACTGATAACCTTGCAGTAACCAGTGATAGTAGAAGGCATCCTGCAAtcttgggagactatggagttgcgctctggttgtcgaggCTGGAGTAA